The window TCACGGTTGCATAATTGACCGCCACAATGGTCAAATGACTCAAATCTAAAAGTAAATGACATTGAATGCACAAGGGATCTTATTGTATTTTTAATGACGATCTCACGAGCTGTTTGTAATATGACGACAACAAAATTATGAATTAGGGTATGTGAGTGAAACTAAACAAAGTTACCACATGTGTTTTATATATTTACATATAACCAAACAAAGTTATCACACCGACGTCCGTTTGTTCAAATCTAAGAATGTCGGATGTGAAATAATTACCTCTTTTTTCAATGAAAGAGGTCATATTTTATTAACTCAATAAGTAGTACAAAAACGATCCTCTCCAGTGGGGGCGTCAGAAAGAACCGTTATGTAGAAACTACTACAAATCCACCTCAAAAAGAGTAAACTAAACTAGTAATCTCCTAGTACACTCACATTCTTTAATGAAGCCCATAACAAAAGGAAAAAGAGCCCCGGCTAATAAATTTTTCCCATTATGGGGTCACCGAGGTCTCTCTTCTTTTTGCGATCTCTCTCGCTTAAATTGAGATGATAAAAAGCTCATAATCTCTTAGTAAGAAAAAATGTGGGGCCACAACAAAAATAAAAAGAAAAAACATAATAATAACTACCTAAACCCAACAAGGCACAAAATTTTCCCCATTATGGGATGACCGAGGTCTCTCTTCCCTTTGTGATCTCTCCCGTTTAAATCGAGATAATAAAAAGCTCATAATCCCTTGGTAAAAAAAGCTGTGACCACACAACAAAAATAAAAATAAAAAACAGAACAATAACTACCCGAACCCAACAAGGCTCAAACAGTAGGGCCCAGAGAGAAACCCTAGGAGTCATACCTAACCAAGCTTTGCCACCATCAATCCATGCCCAAACTGAAGCTGCCGTCGCCGTTGCCGTTGCCGTGCTCACATTGTGAAACCCGACACCAACAACCAACCCAAGCACACGATTTTGCACTTCAAGCATACACCCATTGGTCATAATGCCGACGTCATAACGAAGGAGAGAGGAATCCTCGGGTTTCCAAACACCACCGAGCCTATCACCACCCACATGAGGCTCCTGAAATGACTCAGACAACCACACACCTCCGCCGGTCTCACCCATAGGAAGGTACTGAGGGGGACAAACATCCCGATCAATGTTATTCTCATCGTCGACACACCACCCAAAGTCGATATGGACCAAAGGATCCTGAAACGACCACGGTCCGCCTTCCGATCCAAAGTCGATATAGTTTTAGCTAATTTCCTTGCACCTCATTCAACATTATTGCCGACCAATATTATTATCAAGAAAACCGGAAAAAATTTGGAGCTTACAGAAAGAAATAAAGTAACATAGTAACATAGTGACATCTCCCTTCGCCAAGACTTCTGCATTCTGGACTCACAGTATAAAGTGTAATCGTGTGAATCATATAACATGAAGGAAAGAAAAAGAATCTGCTAACAATATTTACATTGTAAATACTATAGTGACTTTGCTTATCAAAACTCGGGATATCAAGTATATCCTGGTAAAGCTCGCAAAGAGTTTATTGTGGACATGAAGCAGCAACAGCTCTCACCATTGGTACTTTGCAGCAACTAGAACCTCCTCATAATTCTGAGCAGCTTTGTCCCAACTTAGATCCTGCATCATTCCTCGTCTCTGGATTCCTTCCCAACTCTGCTTGAAGTCTCGATAAGTATATATGCAATTTCCTAATGCATGGATGAGCTTACCTGTATCAGCGCTGTCAAACGTCCACCCAAGTCCCGACTCCTCGTATGGATTGAAAGGATGTACGGTATCTTTCAGTCCACCAACAGCATGAACGACTGGAACTGTCCCGTAGTTCATAGCATATAGTTGGTTCAGTCCACAAGGCTCAAATCTTGAAGGCATGAGCAAAATGTCTACACCAGCAGTTATCCTATGAGCTGTTTGTACAGAAAAACCAACCCATCCCCTGACCTTGTCTCGGTGTTGATGTTCAAACTCTCTCAGCATCTGTTCCAGGTCAGGTCTTCCGGTGCCTAACATGACTAGTTGCACATCTTGATTAATCATCCATGGAATCGCTTCTGCTATAAGATCAACACCTTTCTGGTGATCAAGTCTCCCAATGAAACCAATTAAAGGGACATCCTCACGGATTGGCAAACCCAGCTCCTTCTGTAAGGCAGCCTTACACTGGGGCTTGCCAGTCTTAAGTGTCTCTAGGGAGTAGTTTGTATAACCATCTGATCTCAAGAAAATGTCAAACTGTGGGTTCCAGTCTGTATTATCAATTCCATTAACAATGCCCCTGAGTTTCCAGTCATTTTCATTTATGATCCCATGCAATCCCCAACCACCGTCAACTGTTTTAACCTCCCAGGCATATCCATGACTTACAGTAACCACACGGTCAGCTGTCTTCAAACCAGCTGCAAATATATTGAAGTGCTCCCCTCCAATAGGGTCATACAATTTGAAAAGATCCAAGTAGTGTTGTGGAAGATCAACGAAGGAGAAATCACTTACCGGCCCACGACCCTGGGTCAAATACAATAATGTAGTTCATATATCTTCATCATTATGATTATGCCAAGAATTATTTTTACCAGGATATCATTCAAAATTTC of the Fragaria vesca subsp. vesca linkage group LG6, FraVesHawaii_1.0, whole genome shotgun sequence genome contains:
- the LOC101296702 gene encoding uncharacterized protein LOC101296702, yielding MGETGGGVWLSESFQEPHVGGDRLGGVWKPEDSSLLRYDVGIMTNGCMLEVQNRVLGLVVGVGFHNVSTATATATAASVWAWIDGGKAWLEKVSLRRPAILMQIAVLPIGKFMAKTLPNKDFNLLGFKFNLNPGPFNMKEHVVITIFANCGVSSGGGLFWLFI